The following proteins come from a genomic window of Rutidosis leptorrhynchoides isolate AG116_Rl617_1_P2 chromosome 10, CSIRO_AGI_Rlap_v1, whole genome shotgun sequence:
- the LOC139871860 gene encoding ubiquitin carboxyl-terminal hydrolase 3, producing the protein MGAAGSKLEKALGDQFPEGERYFGLENFGNTCYCNSVLQALYFCVPFREQLLEYYGNGKNPVDVEENLLTCLAELFMQISTQKKKTGVIAPKRFVQRVKKENELFRGYMHQDAHEFLNFLLNELVDILEKEANAAKSSKDSSSPVEKIANGIHVAQANGMRKEPLVTWVHKNFQGILTNETKCLRCETVTARDETFLDLSLDIEQNSSITSCLKNFSSTETLNAEDKFFCDKCCSLQEAQKRMKIKKPPHILVTHLKRFKYMEQLGRYKKLSYRVVFPLELKLTNTVEDADCEYSLFAVVVHVGSGPNHGHYVSLVKSHNHWLFFDDENVEMIEESAVQTAFGSAQEYASNTDHGYILFYESLAANSVIV; encoded by the exons ATGGGCGCAGCGGGATCTAAGCTTGAAAAAGCTCTAGGAGATCAATTTCCTGAAGGGGAACGTTATTTTGGACTTGAAAACTTCGGCAACACTTGCTATTGTAACAGCGTTTTGCAG GCTCTGTATTTTTGTGTTCCATTTCGTGAACAGCTACTCGAATATTATGGAAATGGTAAGAATCCAGTAGACGTAGAAGAAAATCTTCTTACATGTTTGGCGGAACTATTTATGCAG ATTAGTACACAAAAGAAGAAAACAGGTGTTATTGCTCCAAAACGCTTTGTACAAAGAGTGAAGAAAGAAAACGAACTTTTTCGTGGTTATATGCATCAG GATGCACATGAGTTTTTGAATTTCTTGTTAAATGAACTAGTCGACATACTAGAAAAAGAAGCCAACGCAGCAAAAAGTTCGAAAGATAGTTCTTCACCTGTGGAAAAGATAGCTAATGGGATACATGTTGCTCAGGCTAATGGCATGCGAAAGGAGCCCTTGGTTACCTGGGTTCACAAAAACTTTCAG GGAATTCTTACGAAtgaaaccaagtgtttaagatgtGAAACCGTGACTGCAAGGGATGAAACATTCTTAGATTTGAGCCTTGATATAGAGCAGAATAGTTCGATTACCAGTTGTCTTAAGAACTTCAGCTCCACTGAAACCTTAAATGCCGAAGATAAGTTTTTCTGTGATAAATGCTGCAG TTTGCAGGAGGCACAAAAGAGGATGAAGATCAAGAAACCGCCACATATTTTGGTTACACATTTGAAGCGTTTCAAGTACATGGAACAGCTTGGTAGGTACAAAAAGTTATCATATCGCGTTGTTTTCCCTCTCGAGTTGAAGTTGACCAACACAGTGGAAGATGCTGATTGCGAGTATTCGTTATTTGCGGTGGTGGTTCATGTCGGTAGTGGGCCCAACCACGGGCATTATGTTAGTCTGGTTAAAAGCCATAATCACTGGTTGTTTTTTGATGACGAAAATGTAGAAATGATTGAAGAATCTGCTGTTCAAACTGCATTCGGGTCAGCCCAAGAGTATGCAAGCAACACCGACCATGGATACATTTTGTTCTATGAAAGCCTTGCTGCTAATAGTGTGATTGTTTAA